In one Chitinophaga sancti genomic region, the following are encoded:
- a CDS encoding FecR family protein produces MEQSINDELLTRYLANEANASECALVESWMAESETNRQYLDTLHQAWQLAAARPLLEMDMEEKWRQFRHARKKKVSIKRPLAIFAAAAAICLLIITSWQWLNRQVANRISETNTGTHPAHDSLHYATNTSGKAMPLTLPDGTHLLLADQSALTWREPFLSSRAISMTGKAFFQVSKNGQHPFIVISGDISTTVLGTDFEINTFHDISVRLYSGKVMIASSNTGRMKNKVYLAPGQEFIYGPQIIVRSFLQQVPSVTKDSHPAEDPYIANGEENNWYMFNNQSLEEVLNQLEAIYKVRIIYNKADIKNIYFTARYERTESLTSILKRIAKLNDLKITDNDSVMIIKK; encoded by the coding sequence ATGGAACAATCAATCAACGATGAACTTTTAACCAGGTACCTGGCCAATGAGGCAAACGCCTCAGAGTGCGCCCTCGTAGAAAGCTGGATGGCCGAAAGCGAGACGAACCGCCAGTACCTCGACACACTGCACCAGGCATGGCAACTGGCAGCTGCCCGCCCATTGCTTGAAATGGATATGGAAGAGAAATGGAGGCAGTTCAGGCACGCCAGGAAAAAAAAGGTATCAATCAAAAGACCACTGGCAATCTTTGCTGCCGCCGCTGCCATCTGCCTGCTCATTATTACCAGCTGGCAATGGCTGAACAGGCAAGTGGCAAACCGGATCAGTGAAACAAACACAGGTACTCATCCAGCACATGACAGTTTGCATTACGCTACCAACACCAGCGGAAAAGCAATGCCACTCACCCTGCCCGATGGAACCCACCTCCTGCTCGCTGATCAAAGCGCCCTCACCTGGCGGGAACCCTTCCTCTCCAGCCGCGCCATCAGCATGACGGGAAAGGCGTTCTTCCAGGTAAGCAAGAACGGACAACATCCATTCATAGTGATCAGTGGAGACATCTCTACCACAGTACTGGGAACAGACTTCGAGATCAATACCTTTCACGACATCAGCGTCAGACTATACAGTGGCAAAGTGATGATTGCCTCTTCCAACACCGGGAGGATGAAAAACAAAGTCTACCTCGCCCCCGGTCAGGAATTCATATACGGCCCACAGATCATCGTCCGCTCCTTTCTGCAGCAAGTGCCTTCCGTTACGAAAGACAGCCATCCTGCCGAAGACCCTTACATTGCCAATGGCGAAGAAAACAACTGGTATATGTTCAACAACCAGTCACTCGAAGAAGTACTGAATCAACTCGAAGCCATCTATAAAGTGAGGATCATTTATAACAAAGCAGATATAAAAAACATCTATTTCACAGCCCGGTATGAAAGAACAGAATCGCTTACTTCCATCTTAAAACGAATTGCAAAATTAAACGACCTTAAGATCACCGACAATGATAGCGTTATGATAATTAAAAAGTAA
- a CDS encoding alpha-L-arabinofuranosidase C-terminal domain-containing protein, giving the protein MQRPLFTFIIALYSTATFAQQQKAISPDLFGIFFEDISYAADGGLYAELIQNRSFEYTGSDHRGWNPMTAWEYTPRGYAYGKLSVETKSPLNENNTHYIILDIQDAGQEGLGITNYGFNGIPVKAGEQYDLSLFAAKLAGNTMPVTVSLRNRKGDIYGETTFDVTNKNWQQYAAGITVNKTDDSACLVIIAKGIGQLAVDQVSLFPKKTFKGRVNGMRADLGQAIADLHPRFMRFPGGCLVHGDGIANIYNWKNTIGPLEARVDQRNIWNYHQSVGLGYFEYFQFCEDIGAKPVPILAAAVSCQNSGGTWAIGGTGQKGIPMQDMQAYIQDVLDLVEYANGPATSAWGAKRAAAGHPEPFHLQYLGIGNEDKMTPGFEERFTMIYHAVKAKYPEISVIGTAGPFSEGEDYDKGWEIVNKLKVPVVDEHYYNDPEWFLKNNARYDKYDRKKAKVYIGEYASKGNKFINAISEAAYMTSLERNGDVVHMASYAPLLAKKGNTNWNPDLIYFDNTGVYPTLNYYVQQLFAANTGDVYISDVLTFDRQKDSTLAASVVKDSKTGDVIVKLINAGATDAKVKINLKALGALLPKAQVTVLKEDRGVPVTVETDFTKGNITLDGLSMQVIRLHKK; this is encoded by the coding sequence ATGCAACGTCCATTATTTACCTTTATCATCGCCCTTTATTCCACGGCGACCTTTGCCCAGCAACAAAAGGCTATCAGCCCTGACCTATTCGGGATCTTCTTTGAAGACATCAGCTATGCTGCTGATGGGGGATTGTATGCAGAACTCATCCAGAACCGTTCTTTCGAGTATACAGGATCGGACCACAGGGGATGGAATCCGATGACCGCATGGGAGTATACACCCAGGGGATATGCTTATGGAAAACTATCGGTAGAAACAAAGTCGCCACTTAATGAAAACAACACACACTATATCATATTGGATATCCAGGATGCCGGACAGGAAGGACTGGGTATTACGAACTATGGTTTCAACGGCATTCCTGTAAAAGCAGGTGAACAATACGATCTGTCACTGTTTGCAGCTAAACTGGCTGGTAATACAATGCCGGTGACAGTGAGCCTTCGCAACAGGAAAGGTGACATTTACGGTGAGACCACTTTTGATGTTACAAATAAAAACTGGCAGCAATATGCAGCGGGTATTACAGTGAATAAAACTGATGATAGTGCCTGCCTGGTGATCATCGCAAAAGGTATTGGCCAATTGGCGGTAGACCAGGTATCTCTTTTTCCAAAGAAAACATTCAAGGGCAGAGTCAATGGGATGAGAGCTGATCTGGGTCAGGCTATTGCAGACCTGCATCCCCGTTTTATGCGCTTCCCGGGCGGATGCCTTGTACACGGAGATGGCATCGCAAATATTTACAACTGGAAGAATACCATCGGTCCGCTGGAAGCACGTGTCGATCAGCGCAACATCTGGAACTATCACCAGTCAGTTGGACTGGGATATTTTGAATACTTCCAGTTTTGTGAGGACATCGGTGCTAAACCTGTACCTATCCTAGCTGCAGCAGTTAGCTGTCAGAATTCCGGGGGTACCTGGGCCATAGGTGGCACAGGCCAGAAAGGAATACCGATGCAGGATATGCAGGCTTATATCCAGGATGTGCTGGACCTGGTAGAATATGCAAATGGTCCGGCTACTTCTGCATGGGGGGCCAAACGTGCTGCTGCGGGTCATCCCGAGCCATTCCACCTGCAATACCTGGGGATCGGGAATGAAGATAAAATGACACCCGGTTTTGAGGAGCGCTTTACCATGATCTATCATGCAGTGAAAGCAAAGTATCCTGAAATAAGTGTCATTGGTACAGCAGGTCCGTTCTCAGAAGGTGAAGATTATGACAAGGGATGGGAGATCGTGAACAAACTGAAAGTGCCGGTTGTAGATGAGCACTATTATAATGACCCGGAATGGTTCCTGAAGAATAATGCACGCTATGATAAGTACGACAGGAAAAAAGCAAAAGTGTATATTGGTGAATATGCTTCCAAAGGCAATAAATTCATCAATGCTATCTCAGAAGCCGCTTACATGACCAGCCTGGAAAGGAATGGCGATGTTGTGCATATGGCTTCCTACGCACCGTTGCTGGCAAAGAAAGGGAATACCAACTGGAACCCGGACCTGATCTATTTTGATAATACAGGCGTGTATCCAACGCTGAATTATTATGTACAGCAATTGTTCGCTGCGAATACAGGAGATGTATATATCAGCGATGTGCTTACATTCGACCGTCAGAAAGATTCTACGCTGGCAGCATCTGTGGTGAAGGATAGTAAGACGGGTGATGTGATTGTGAAGCTGATTAATGCAGGTGCTACAGATGCGAAGGTGAAGATCAACCTGAAGGCCCTGGGAGCATTGCTGCCCAAGGCACAGGTAACGGTGCTCAAAGAAGACAGGGGCGTACCTGTTACTGTTGAGACGGATTTTACAAAAGGGAATATCACGCTGGATGGCCTGAGCATGCAGGTGATACGACTACATAAGAAATAA
- a CDS encoding RNA polymerase sigma-70 factor: protein MTLIPESQQHDQSFHDLHLESNFEAFFKALYPQLCIFCKIKYNLDAHLAEDIVNTSFSKLWEARYTLNPHLSARAYLFKIVNNQCLNLLKHQKVQDQYIQSQLNMHNTPAPLPDADSLDLKQLRDAIDTAIAELPDQMRKIFELNRHDGLKYTEIATRLHLSVKTVETQMSRALLKLRQKLAAFIR from the coding sequence ATGACTTTAATACCCGAAAGCCAACAGCATGATCAATCATTCCATGACCTCCACCTGGAATCCAACTTTGAAGCCTTCTTTAAAGCACTCTATCCCCAGCTCTGCATTTTCTGCAAGATCAAGTATAATTTAGATGCACACCTTGCCGAAGATATCGTGAATACCTCCTTCTCCAAACTCTGGGAAGCCCGGTATACACTGAACCCTCATCTCTCTGCCAGGGCTTACCTCTTTAAAATTGTTAACAACCAATGTCTTAACCTCCTCAAACACCAGAAGGTACAGGATCAGTATATCCAATCCCAACTCAATATGCACAATACACCCGCTCCTCTTCCCGATGCTGACAGCCTGGACCTGAAGCAGCTCCGCGATGCCATCGACACCGCCATCGCCGAACTCCCGGACCAGATGAGGAAAATATTTGAACTCAACCGGCACGATGGATTGAAGTATACCGAGATCGCCACCCGCCTGCACCTCTCTGTCAAAACCGTAGAAACCCAGATGAGCCGGGCACTGCTTAAACTCAGGCAAAAACTGGCAGCCTTTATCCGTTAA
- a CDS encoding SusC/RagA family TonB-linked outer membrane protein, translating to MKSKQPWTRASMIALIFLPLWTFAQTQMSDVKGIVHSEDSHPVIGATVVIRNTQNNFTTGAKTDTAGIFNMRVPAGGPYLFSISSIGFEPKTYSGYALRAGTTFNLDVSLKAAVGSLDQVVVVGYGTQRKSNLTGAVASLNTENLQQRPVTRVDQALIGQMAGVAVKQTTGTPGKAFSVQVRGAASISAGNEPLYVIDGFPLSTAAPGSSGSFGNGNPMDNINPDDIESIQVLKDAASSAIYGSRGGNGVVLITTKRGKTGKAEISFNANAGYSKAVKKLDVLSGKEWIDRATEMINRQWINSGANRTATQTNAERRTLLGLPATGIDINYMTDDRWTQAGYGGLKFIDWQDEAFRQASLQNYQLSARGGTGVLNYFLSGNYTKTEGLVKKTDYTLYSIRANFEVKANDRLKLGLNINPSYSITNDPGVEGKDNILHQLVSATPVQLFDAQNVNVFTYDRYPWAVSNNSPLAKLLNFTGATKRFRTLTSVYGDYEILKGLHFKTTVNLDNTDNTSKTYQPNAVTVSSYSTRLASPNAGTFGSLTQYRRQTFVNENTLNYNHNFGKTHDVSLLAGFSYNSDYLYANLQRSSGGFNYSNITTLNGAVAITGNSTETQNKLLSFFGRAQYAYKGKYLLSASLRRDGSSRFGNNTKWALFPAASIGWNIMDESFMHHLTALSNLKLRVSYGETGNYNIGDYASIALLSAANASLNNTSVAGQTQGSIVNPDLTWEKSQTIDGGIDFGFFNNRISGAIDYYNKVTSSLLLNVPILATTGFQTYLSNAGRVRNTGWEFELNAKVISTKDFSWSLNGNLTLTKNKLVALPNGQKQIVIPSSLGDAAVHSILKVGEPIYSIYVLKRIGVLSQEDINKGVPLYTSETAGDPRYYDANGDGVINSSDRVIVGKPGPDRIWGITSTFQYHNFDLACLVQGQSGGSIYSLLGRAINRVGMSSLENTLGIMRDRWRSAEAPGNGITSKAVTSTTYIASTDWLYSSNYWRVRSITLGYNLGKALKTKQVSAARIYITAENYFGHDRYYGGFNPEAANTDVSGSTSFPEAGDYGGLPLPKSLILGLNITF from the coding sequence ATGAAATCCAAGCAACCCTGGACCCGGGCCTCCATGATAGCCCTGATCTTTCTACCCTTATGGACCTTTGCGCAAACCCAGATGAGCGACGTAAAAGGGATTGTACACAGTGAAGATAGTCATCCCGTAATAGGCGCCACCGTTGTGATCCGCAACACGCAAAACAATTTCACAACCGGTGCCAAAACAGATACCGCGGGCATTTTCAACATGCGCGTACCCGCCGGCGGCCCTTACCTGTTTTCTATCTCCAGCATCGGTTTTGAACCAAAGACCTATTCCGGGTATGCACTCAGAGCCGGTACTACTTTCAACCTGGATGTATCGCTGAAAGCAGCCGTTGGTTCACTGGACCAGGTAGTGGTAGTTGGGTATGGCACCCAGCGCAAATCCAATCTCACCGGTGCAGTAGCCTCTCTCAATACAGAGAACCTGCAACAACGCCCGGTTACCCGCGTAGACCAGGCCCTGATTGGCCAGATGGCGGGTGTCGCTGTAAAACAAACCACGGGTACCCCCGGCAAAGCCTTTAGTGTACAGGTAAGAGGCGCAGCATCTATTTCTGCCGGTAATGAGCCCCTTTACGTTATCGATGGTTTCCCATTATCTACAGCTGCTCCCGGTTCCTCCGGCAGCTTCGGAAACGGGAACCCCATGGATAACATCAACCCCGATGATATCGAATCTATCCAGGTATTGAAAGATGCCGCCTCCTCAGCTATCTACGGTTCCAGGGGAGGTAATGGGGTAGTGCTCATCACCACAAAAAGAGGCAAAACAGGTAAAGCAGAGATCAGTTTCAATGCCAATGCAGGCTATTCCAAAGCTGTCAAAAAACTCGATGTACTCAGCGGCAAAGAATGGATAGACCGGGCCACTGAAATGATCAACCGGCAATGGATAAACTCCGGTGCAAACAGAACAGCCACACAAACCAATGCGGAAAGAAGAACACTCCTTGGCCTTCCCGCAACTGGCATCGACATCAATTACATGACTGATGACCGGTGGACACAAGCCGGTTACGGAGGTCTTAAATTCATCGACTGGCAGGATGAAGCCTTCAGACAAGCTTCGCTGCAAAACTACCAGCTATCTGCCCGGGGAGGTACCGGTGTACTGAACTATTTCCTTTCTGGTAACTATACAAAGACAGAAGGCCTGGTAAAGAAAACTGATTATACATTGTATTCCATAAGGGCGAACTTTGAAGTGAAAGCAAACGACAGGCTGAAACTTGGTTTAAATATCAACCCCTCCTACTCCATCACCAATGATCCCGGCGTGGAAGGCAAAGACAACATCCTGCATCAATTAGTTTCTGCTACCCCGGTACAATTATTCGACGCACAAAACGTAAACGTATTTACCTACGATCGCTATCCATGGGCCGTGTCCAATAACAGTCCACTGGCTAAATTGTTGAACTTTACAGGCGCCACCAAACGGTTCAGAACACTCACCAGTGTATATGGTGATTATGAAATTCTGAAAGGCCTGCATTTCAAAACAACTGTGAACCTGGACAACACAGATAATACATCCAAAACCTACCAACCGAATGCTGTGACGGTATCTTCTTATTCTACAAGACTGGCTTCGCCGAATGCCGGCACCTTTGGATCACTGACCCAATATCGCCGCCAGACATTTGTAAATGAAAATACCTTAAACTACAATCATAACTTCGGCAAGACACACGATGTATCCCTGCTGGCAGGTTTCTCCTATAACAGTGATTACCTCTATGCAAACTTGCAACGATCTTCAGGAGGATTCAACTATAGCAATATCACCACCCTGAATGGTGCCGTAGCAATCACCGGCAACAGCACAGAAACACAGAATAAACTGCTCTCTTTCTTTGGCCGGGCACAATATGCTTACAAGGGCAAATATCTTTTATCTGCCAGTTTACGCCGTGATGGTTCCTCCCGTTTTGGTAACAATACAAAATGGGCGTTATTCCCTGCTGCTTCCATCGGCTGGAATATCATGGATGAATCTTTCATGCACCACCTGACAGCACTTAGTAACCTTAAACTCCGCGTGAGTTATGGAGAGACCGGCAACTACAACATTGGTGACTACGCCAGTATTGCATTGCTGAGCGCCGCCAATGCTTCACTGAACAATACCTCTGTGGCCGGACAAACACAGGGCTCTATTGTCAACCCTGATCTGACCTGGGAAAAAAGCCAGACTATTGATGGAGGTATTGATTTCGGGTTCTTCAATAACCGCATCTCAGGCGCTATTGATTACTATAACAAGGTTACATCAAGCCTGCTCCTGAATGTACCCATCCTGGCCACCACCGGTTTTCAAACTTACCTGAGCAATGCTGGCAGGGTAAGAAACACTGGCTGGGAATTCGAACTGAATGCAAAAGTGATCAGTACAAAAGATTTCAGCTGGAGCCTGAATGGGAACCTGACCCTTACTAAGAATAAACTGGTGGCCCTCCCTAACGGACAAAAACAAATCGTCATCCCTTCCAGCCTGGGTGATGCCGCAGTGCATAGCATTCTGAAAGTAGGCGAACCGATCTACAGCATTTATGTACTGAAAAGGATCGGTGTACTGAGCCAGGAAGACATCAACAAAGGAGTACCCCTGTACACCAGTGAAACCGCCGGTGACCCCAGGTATTACGATGCCAATGGAGATGGTGTGATCAACAGCAGTGACAGGGTAATAGTTGGTAAACCAGGGCCTGACCGTATCTGGGGAATCACCAGCACATTCCAGTACCACAATTTCGATCTGGCTTGCCTGGTACAGGGTCAAAGTGGTGGCTCCATTTACTCCCTGCTGGGCAGGGCCATCAACCGGGTGGGCATGAGTTCTCTCGAAAATACACTGGGCATCATGCGTGACCGCTGGCGCTCAGCAGAGGCACCGGGTAATGGTATCACCAGCAAGGCAGTGACCAGCACCACCTACATTGCCAGTACTGACTGGTTATACTCTTCCAACTACTGGCGGGTACGCAGCATAACGCTGGGATACAACCTGGGGAAGGCGTTGAAGACAAAGCAGGTCAGTGCAGCAAGAATTTACATAACTGCAGAAAACTACTTTGGTCACGACAGGTATTATGGTGGTTTTAACCCGGAAGCAGCCAACACCGACGTCAGCGGAAGTACCAGTTTCCCTGAAGCTGGCGACTATGGCGGACTACCACTGCCCAAATCACTGATCCTTGGATTAAACATTACCTTCTAA